The following proteins come from a genomic window of Mycosarcoma maydis chromosome 22, whole genome shotgun sequence:
- a CDS encoding uncharacterized protein (related to YEH1 - steryl ester hydrolase) encodes MTRSYRADASSSCPPSGGIAPSCSSSKSPRVEGLLIDGNSISHDTASVTAISDFLRASASDPISRPSSAASMRIRVDKPSSETISGRALYTHVPTGFEEDPLLHPSYDPPNDHPSFSSKTKAYTNAKSAHPPNRRSTHDSIATTFARRGGAPPYSRPTLYSRARLLVTQTTANILSSFFLLLVVVWALAVRLLAAIPKLLAPTIKEQKEWDDPKRWNKEKLVKDVRYYATSCGFEIINETVETQDGYYLRIHRIIDPQTTHKKHSDGRGGFPVLIMHGLFQSSGSFVTSEERSLAFWLARHGGYQVFLGNNRGVFDMGHRTYSRSDPRFWDYNIRELAMYDLPAMVDYVCKQTGYDRIAYLGHSQGNGTMFISLSKGIVPELGKKLTYFGALAPAVYAGPLTSCFPFTTLGQLEWSKWKRFFGVLDFIPLMKISYDYTPAYPYALLGYQMFAFLFAWTDANWLLRRKAKMFRFTPQPVSSASIYWWAGKDGLPTRGCVLDPNLDQWWDENFPPLSIFSGGMDFLVLTDPLIERIQHKETNVKLLRFKRQDEAEHCDHFWAADAVEWCFKDILDDIETTRDRYPDELLDHPSTSNRKDTQDLVEL; translated from the coding sequence ATGACTCGCTCCTATCGTGCCGacgcctcgtcctcgtgCCCTCCATCTGGTGGCATCGCTCCCTCGTGCTCCTCCTCAAAGTCTCCGCGCGTCGAGGGTCTGCTTATCGATGGCAATTCCATCAGTCACGACACCGCCTCTGTCACCGCCATCTCGGACTTCCTGCGCGCCTCTGCCAGTGACCCCATCAGTAGACCATCTTCCGCCGCTAGCATGCGCATCCGTGTCGACAAGCCTTCCTCTGAAACCATCAGCGGCCGTGCCCTCTACACACACGTTCCCACTGGATTCGAAGAGGATCCGCTCTTGCATCCCTCCTACGATCCCCCCAATGACCACCCCTCTTTCTCATCCAAAACCAAAGCTTACACCAATGCCAAGTCTGCGCACCCCCCAAATCGCCGCTCAACGCATGACAGCATTGCAACCACTTTTGCTCGCAGAGGCGGAGCACCACCCTACTCGAGACCCACGCTCTACTCTCGCGCTCGCCTTCTAGTAACACAGACTACCGCCAACATTCTCTCgtctttcttcttgctgcttgtcgTTGTATGGGCGCTAGCTGTGCGTCTACTTGCCGCCATTCCCAAGTTGTTGGCCCCCACCATCAAAGAGCAGAAGGAGTGGGACGATCCCAAGCGCTGGAACAAGGAGAAACTCGTCAAAGACGTTCGCTACTACGCTACCAGCTGTGGCTTTGAAATCATCAATGAAACCGTAGAAACGCAGGACGGATACTACCTCCGCATCCACCGTATCATCGACCCGCAGACCACGCACAAGAAGCATTCCGATGGTCGCGGTGGGTTTCCGGTCCTCATCATGCACGGCCTCTTCCAATCCAGCGGCTCCTTTGTTACTTCGGAAGAGCGTTCGCTTGCCTTTTGGCTCGCACGTCACGGCGGATACCAAGTCTTTCTCGGCAACAACCGCGGTGTGTTCGATATGGGACATCGAACCTACTCGCGTTCCGACCCTCGATTCTGGGACTACAACATCCGCGAACTCGCCATGTACGATCTGCCCGCCATGGTCGACTACGTATGCAAGCAAACCGGCTACGATCGTATCGCCTACCTCGGCCACTCACAGGGAAATGGCACCATGTtcatctctctctccaAGGGTATCGTCCCGGAACtcggcaagaagctcacCTACTTTGGCGCGCTGGCGCCTGCCGTCTACGCCGGTCCTCTCACCTCGTGCTTCCCCTTTACAACGCTTGGACAACTCGAATGGTCCAAGTGGAAACGATTCTTTGGAGTACTCGATTTCATCCCGCTCATGAAGATCTCTTATGACTACACTCCTGCCTATCCTTACGCCCTGTTGGGCTACCAGATGTTCGCCTTCCTTTTCGCTTGGACCGACGCCAACTGGCTCCTTCGACGCAAAGCGAAAATGTTCCGCTTCACCCCGCAACCCGTttcttccgcctcgatctACTGGTGGGCGGGCAAAGACGGCTTGCCCACTCGAGGTTGTGTCTTGGACCCCAACCTAGACCAGTGGTGGGATGAAAATTTCCCTCCTCTGTCCATCTTTAGTGGAGGGATGGACTTTCTCGTCCTCACAGACCCGCTCATCGAGAGAATTCAACACAAGGAAACCAACGTCAAGCTCTTGAGATTCAAGAGGCAGGATGAGGCCGAACACTGCGATCACTTTTGGGCAGCAGATGCCGTCGAGTGGTGCTTCAAAGACATCTTGGACGATATCGAGACAACACGAGACAGGTATcccgacgagctgcttgaccatccatccacctcgaaTCGCAAAGATACCCAAGATCTCGTCGAATTATAG
- a CDS encoding protein-transporting protein SEC63 (related to SEC63 - ER protein-translocation complex subunit): protein MAEYKYDEEGGQFLTFVLTFLLLVLVPLTYSLLAPSRIGSFKKGSWNARGQKIPLILSSKKRSLLNPQISSKAVFVLAGWGIVAYLFQTILNTAANSSHAVYDPFQILGIAASATEKEIKKHYKRLSVKFHPDKLVIGENQTKEEVEGHYIELTKAYKALTDETVRKNFELYGHPDGKQEMSMGIALPRWVIESQNNIYVLGMYAVILGVGLPFLVARWWYGSRSKTKDGIVNSTAQTYFQHLRDDTNPSRIFALLSISDEFSDPKLDKAGPKHRDDADLTKLEIEIRKRLAEFGPEWTLIDSFKNASIRKALVLLYAHTLRIESGNKRIEQEKLRYAAKAVQLINGLMAISLAHNWLETTLLLMQFTQCMVQAVPLQDLNMAELLQLPHMTPELVKKLQQSNSLAKLGVQGFWKIPDVERKALLTRAGVSAQQYDQMVGVTSTWPRVELVDAYFKVSGERLVTTGAIVQFVVKLRLLPPKKDGSLLRDGRRLDAKRMDEESSVRPDEDEALMDSSKKAKTDASGETQDGKQPIGFARAPYFWDERKPSWWVMIGDQKLDRVIVQPTKVSDIGADKVRIYSVQFQAPPQAGLYTFQAIVKSDSFLGSDASRMVKLKVDDASVLEADEEDEISEPEEDSLAGQMALMKGQKVKPSRVADDKESDDESATDEQEDHTDSSDSDSDSD from the coding sequence ATGGCCGAATACAAATATGACGAGGAGGGAGGCCAATTCCTCACCTTCGTGCTCACCTTTTTACTCCTCGTTCTCGTGCCACTCACCTACTCTCTGCTTGCACCCTCGCGGATCGGTTCGTTCAAGAAGGGTTCGTGGAATGCTCGCGGTCAAAAAATTCCACTCATTCTTTCTTCCAAGAAGCGATCGCTGCTCAACCCGCAAATCAGCTCCAAGGCAGTCTTTGTTCTTGCCGGATGGGGTATTGTTGCTTACCTCTTCCAGACGATCCTCAACACTGCGGCCAACTCATCTCATGCCGTATACGACCCTTTCCAGATCCTGGGAATCGCAGCGTCTGCGACCGAAAAGGAGATCAAGAAGCACTACAAGCGTCTTTCGGTCAAGTTTCACCCAGACAAGCTCGTGATCGGTGAAAATCAGACAAAGGAGGAGGTCGAGGGACACTATATCGAATTGACAAAGGCATACAAGGCTTTGACCGACGAAACCGTGCGCAAAAACTTTGAGCTGTACGGTCATCCGGATGGAAAGCAGGAAATGTCGATGGGCATCGCACTGCCTCGCTGGGTGATCGAAAGCCAAAACAATATCTACGTGCTCGGCATGTACGCCGTCATTCTCGGCGTCGGTCTTCCTTTTCTCGTCGCACGATGGTGGTACGGTTCGCGATCCAAGACCAAAGACGGAATCGTCAACTCGACCGCGCAAACCTACTTCCAGCACTTGCGCGACGACACGAACCCTTCCCGCATCTTCGCTCTGCTCTCCATCTCGGACGAATTCAGCGATCCCAAACTCGACAAGGCCGGTCCCAAGCATCGTGACGACGCGGATCTGACCAAactcgagatcgagattCGCAAAAGGCTGGCAGAGTTCGGACCGGAATGGACGCTGATCGATTCGTTCAAGAATGCATCGATCCGCAAGGCACTTGTGCTGCTATATGCTCATACTCTGCGTATCGAGAGTGGCAACAAACGTATCGAGCAGGAAAAGCTTCGATACGCAGCCAAAGCGGTTCAACTGATCAACGGTCTCATGGCAATCAGCTTGGCGCACAACTGGCTCGAgacaacgctgctgctcatgcAATTTACGCAGTGCATGGTCCAAGCTGTGCCTCTGCAAGACTTGAACATGGCCGAATTGCTTCAACTGCCGCACATGACGCCAGAATtggtcaagaagctgcagcagtcCAACAGTCTCGCCAAGCTGGGCGTTCAAGGGTTCTGGAAGATTCCCGATGTTGAACGTAAGGCTCTTCTCACGCGTGCTGGCGTGTCGGCTCAGCAGTACGATCAAATGGTGGGCGTGACCAGTACTTGGCCTCGAGTGGAGCTGGTCGATGCGTATTTCAAGGTTTCTGGCGAGCGACTGGTGACGACAGGAGCGATTGTCCAGTTTGTAGTCAAACTTCGCTTGCTGCCGCCCAAGAAGGATGGCAGTCTGTTGAGAGACGGTAGGAGGCTGGATGCTAAGCGTATGGATGAAGAGAGCAGTGTTCGACCcgacgaagatgaggcTTTGAtggacagcagcaaaaagGCCAAGACGGATGCTAGTGGAGAAACGCAAGATGGCAAGCAGCCGATCGGGTTTGCACGAGCGCCGTACTTTTGGGACGAACGCAAGCCGTCGTGGTGGGTCATGATTGGCGATCAGAAACTCGACCGAGTGATTGTTCAGCCTACCAAGGTGTCCGACATTGGCGCCGACAAGGTGAGGATATATTCGGTGCAGTTCCAAGCACCACCTCAGGCAGGCCTGTACACGTTCCAGGCGATCGTCAAGAGCGACTCGTTCCTGGGCTCGGATGCGTCGCGCATGGTAAAGCTCAAGGTGGACGACGCGAGCGTACTGGAggcggacgaggaggacgaaATCAGCGAGCCGGAAGAGGACAGCTTGGCTGGACAGATGGCGCTCATGAAGGGCCAAAAGGTCAAGCCCTCTAGGGTGGCCGACGACAAGGAGAGCGATGATGAGAGCGCcaccgacgagcaagaggacCACACTGACAGTTCCGATAGCGATAGCGACTCGGATTAA
- a CDS encoding mig2-3 protein has product MFFHKSLFVATAGLSLLLCLTAFVSAGHIDLDQRRLDKRVSQLYVPSPGDVLITSALEVPGTYSNAIGQCFCSRTADEQKQGVSGTCATKFVDSAKNTATCSYSSKTDILCLENGAEASMSKENNEWWQKTFCKRCMYAGGKSKASYMCP; this is encoded by the exons ATGTTTTTCCACAAATCTCTTTTCGTGGCCACAGCCGGTCTTAGCCTTCTCCTCTGCTTGACGGCGTTCGTCTCTGCTGGTCATATTGACCTCGACCAGCGACGTCTCGACAAGCGTGTTTCCCAGCTT TATGTTCCCAGCCCTGGGGACGTTTTGATTACTTCTGCTCTCGAAGTTCCTGGAACCTACTCGAACGCTATCGGACAGTGCTTTTGCAGCCGTACCGCCGATGAGCAGAAGCAGGGCGTAAGCGGCACTTGTGCCACCAAGTTCGTCGATAGCGCTAAGAACACAGCCACGTGTTCGTACTCGTCGAAGACGGACATCCTTTGCCTCGAAAACGGCGCTGAAGCCAGCATGTCGAAGGAGAACAATGAGTGGTGGCAGAAAACGTTCTGCAAGAGGTGCATGTATGCAGGTGGTAAGAGCAAAGCCTCCTATATGTGTCCCTAG
- a CDS encoding mig2-1 protein, which yields MFSYNSFLLATAILCHFFCACRFTSAVQINLNKRGLHRRSIGTQLGSVLEHRPVRVEARSDITPGIVAGNDGHSSGENWILITSSLKKRGDNHQFLGLCICDPSSADQKQSTTGSCTSKFQASAEKTADCKFTAKTILDCFEEGGKQDMSAGDNVWWQMAFCKRCKEAGGTSHPSYACP from the coding sequence ATGTTTTCTTACAACTCTTTCTTACTGGCTACTGCGATCCTCTGTCATTTCTTCTGCGCTTGCCGGTTTACCTCTGCTGTTCAGATCAATCTCAACAAGCGAGGTCTGCATCGTCGGAGTATCGGAACTCAACTTGGCTCCGTGCTTGAGCATCGCCCAGTGCGCGTCGAGGCGAGATCCGACATTACACCTGGTATTGTTGCGGGAAACGACGGCCACTCGAGCGGCGAAAACTGGATCTTGATCACATCTTCTCTCAAGAAGCGTGGAGACAACCATCAATTTCTGGGACTGTGTATTTGCGATCCTTCTTCGGCGGATCAGAAGCAGAGCACGACCGGCTCTTGCACCTCTAAGTTCCAAGCGAGTGCTGAGAAGACGGCCGACTGTAAATTCACAGCGAAAACCATCCTCGACTGCTTTGAAGAGGGCGGCAAGCAAGACATGTCGGCCGGCGACAATGTCTGGTGGCAAATGGCTTTCTGCAAGAGATGCAAAGAAGCAGGTGGCACCAGTCATCCCTCTTACGCTTGTCCTTAG
- a CDS encoding mig2-2 protein, with protein sequence MFFHKSLLLATASLSLFFCEFSFTSASPINVEQRGLQRQSVETSLDVRDDLILGRGHQRKRDLRFSDGDESHVDKSADARSDSGRLGKLDSRHGGVDLNIIGHPRLDRRDKCISDCPHAGDPNGGPDPGHPHVSKRDNGIDADSPEQISRPGWPRNGIPYPPWGHTHVVQRDHGLGWQGPGGTFRPGWPPRDIPPPPMTNCQEVGQRPPASSKIGRDSIEKRNDISHALRRRADGVSGDVSTSDTTIATSKPDLSKIGIGKGGAHRGVPRFHGGEAPLPSFPSPPSPPHHPPISSVGAVPDSVHDQNVRFSGPRPFERLPTRHLGQFEKRSPLQLSDDEGSLPDALHGAWNDSEHEVSSGSNPNSNVGGSGKNVDPLTTQLLQNPKQPYLRGCTRFGECNGAHELSEPADRIGETDSLVEEPPSFAPRHKQDLKHHSLELTRRYYGENGDISAREHEPKLLEARSKMMPTLFTRDHVDQTSQKPVLITSSVQHHPADIQVFGICTCNGSTEVQKPDTKVNCLSEFLNSAKKTAKCSFTASDKVTCVEEGGKDDMSGGDNVWWQIAFCKRCQDAGGTSDPKFKCH encoded by the coding sequence ATGTTTTTCCACAAATCTCTTCTATTGGCTACCGCCAGTCTCTCCCTTTTCTTCTGCGAGTTCTCATTCACCTCTGCCAGTCCGAtcaacgtcgagcagcgaggtCTGCAACGTCAGAGCGTCGAGACCTCGCTTGATGTTAGAGATGACCTTATCCTAGGTCGCGGTCATCAACGTAAGCGCGATCTGCGCTTcagcgatggcgacgaaTCTCACGTAGACAAGTCCGCTGATGCTCGAAGTGACAGCGGTCGCCTCGGCAAGTTAGACTCAAGGCACGGCGGCGTTGATCTGAATATCATCGGTCATCCTCGACTGGATCGTCGCGACAAGTGTATTTCTGACTGTCCGCATGCGGGAGATCCAAACGGAGGTCCGGATCCAGGCCATCCTCACGTTTCCAAGCGTGATAACGGAATCGATGCAGACTCGCCCGAACAAATCTCCCGTCCCGGCTGGCCTCGCAATGGCATCCCATATCCGCCGTGGGGTCACACTCACGTTGTCCAGCGCGATCACGGTCTCGGTTGGCAAGGCCCAGGCGGAACCTTTCGGCCTGGATGGCCCCCTCGTGACATTCCGCCTCCGCCCATGACCAATTGCCAAGAGGTGGGTCAACGCCCCCCGGCTTCGAGTAAGATTGGTCGAGACTCCATTGAGAAACGCAACGACATTTCTCATGCTTTGCGCAGGAGAGCTGATGGCGTTTCAGGTGACGTGTCGACTTCCGACACCACCATTGCTACTTCCAAGCCTGATCTGTCCaagatcggcatcggcaaagGCGGTGCTCATCGGGGTGTTCCGAGGTTTCACGGTGGCGAAGCTCCCTTGCCTAGCTTTCCCTCGCCTCCGAGTCCTCCACACCACCCTCCGATCAGTAGTGTTGGAGCTGTTCCCGATTCCGTCCATGACCAGAACGTTCGTTTCAGCGGCCCCAGGCCCTTCGAGAGGTTGCCAACGAGGCACCTAGGGCAGTTCGAAAAGCGTTCTCCTTTGCAGCTCTCTGACGATGAAGGCAGCCTGCCTGATGCTCTTCATGGTGCGTGGAACGACTCTGAACACGAAGTATCGTCTGGATCCAACCCGAACTCGAACGTGGGGGGATCAGGAAAAAACGTAGATCCGCTCACTACACAGCTCCTTCAGAACCCAAAGCAGCCGTACCTTCGAGGCTGCACTCGCTTCGGAGAGTGCAACGGCGCGCATGAACTTTCGGAGCCTGCAGACCGAATTGGTGAAACCGATTcgttggtggaagagcCTCCTAGCTTCGCTCCCAGGCACAAGCAAGATCTCAAGCATCACTCCTTGGAGCTCACGAGGCGTTACTACGGGGAAAACGGGGATATTTCCGCGCGCGAACATGAGCCAAAGCTACTTGAGGCTAGGTCCAAGATGATGCCCACTCTCTTCACGAGAGACCATGTCGACCAGACCAGCCAGAAACCGGTCTTGATCACGTCTTCGGTTCAGCATCATCCGGCCGACATTCAGGTTTTCGGAATCTGTACTTGCAATGGCAGCACTGAGGTGCAGAAGCCGGACACCAAAGTCAATTGCCTCTCTGAGTTCCTCAACAGTGCTAAGAAGACGGCCAAGTGTAGTTTCACAGCATCTGACAAGGTCACCTGCGTCGAAGAGGGAGGCAAGGACGATATGTCGGGCGGTGATAACGTGTGGTGGCAGATAGCTTTCTGCAAGAGGTGCCAGGATGCAGGTGGCACGAGCGATCCAAAGTTCAAGTGCCATTGA
- a CDS encoding mig2-4 protein, with the protein MFFHKPLFLAASLSLFLCLFTFASAGRANGDQQYLRKRQSETSIIGRTEGPSRPVPFTSSPDLVVITSKLEILGKESSALGQCSCVRTLDDQKQNVSGTCTSRFVDSAKSTATCLFGTLTDATCFEKGGKLDLSDGDKVWWQKAFCKRCKAAGGKSHPFYACP; encoded by the coding sequence ATGTTCTTCCACAAACCTCTTTTCCTGGCTGCCAGCCTCTCTCTTTTCCTTTGCCTTTTCACCTTCGCCTCGGCTGGTCGGGCGAATGGCGACCAGCAATATCTCCGAAAGCGGCAATCTGAAACTTCAATAATTGGACGTACTGAAGGACCAAGTCGTCCAGTGCCGTTTACGTCCAGCCCGGATTTGGTTGTGATCACGTCCAAACTCGAGATTCTCGGTAAGGAGTCGTCGGCTCTCGGACAGTGTAGTTGCGTTCGTACGCTCGATGATCAGAAGCAGAATGTTTCCGGCACCTGTACCTCCAGGTTCGTCGATAGCGCTAAGAGCACAGCCACATGTCTGTTCGGGACTTTGACTGATGCCACTTGCTTTGAGAAGggcggcaagctcgacctgTCCGATGGCGACAAAGTCTGGTGGCAGAAGGCTTTCTGCAAGAGGTgcaaagcagcaggtgGTAAGAGCCATCCCTTTTACGCGTGTCCTTAG
- a CDS encoding mig2-5 protein, with translation MFFHKPLLLAASLSLFLCLFPFASAGRIDRGQLRFSKRSPAPSSEKKDSALGMLHAKWSANNKRAPPSIPPTGYTTITSTLKILPEDAMPLGECYCPRTLDEESQGISGACAEKFVASAKKTAKCTFLTSTEATCLEEGGKANLSDGDTAWWQMAFCKRCQDAGGISNALYPSCAAQMPQD, from the coding sequence ATGTTCTTCCACAAACCTCTTCTCCTGGCTGCCAGCCTCTCTCTTTTCCTTTGCCTTTTCCCCTTCGCCTCGGCTGGTCGGATCGATCGCGGCCAGCTACGTTTCAGCAAGCGGTCTCCCGCACCATCCTCCGAAAAGAAAGACTCGGCACTTGGCATGTTGCACGCCAAATGGAGCGCCAATAACAAACGTGCACCGCCTTCCATTCCCCCCACAGGTTATACTACGATCACGTCCACTCTCAAAATTCTTCCCGAAGACGCTATGCCTCTCGGAGAATGTTATTGTCCTCGTACCCTCGATGAGGAGAGTCAGGGAATTTCCGGAGCTTGTGCCGAGAAGTTTGTCGCTAGCGCTAAGAAGACGGCCAAGTGTACATTCCTTACTTCGACTGAGGCCACATGCTTAGAAGAGGGCGGAAAGGCCAACTTGTCGGACGGTGACACGGCATGGTGGCAAATGGCTTTCTGCAAGAGGTGCCAAGATGCAGGCGGCATAAGTAACGCTCTGTATCCTTCATGCGCGGCGCAGATGCCGCAGGATTAG
- a CDS encoding mitochondrial p32 family protein — protein MIARNLCRTLLRAAAVPRATSAASAVAVARASIRPCVVPGMRTFSVTRSVLGQGEYDAELAGKLAQELSYEQENSNLFIGDSPTSEPGFVSEFKQAGIWKLRDTPGQDEVALEREFGNEHIQILFSVGDIDTSGALPEDNEDGTPGEIVGPPEQPDQPQYPIRISATITKPAGGAIVMDGFVQDGDLNIDNIAYYKDKEMATRIDADADFQRRGFYLGPQFDTLDEAVQNQWYQFWAERGFDANMALFIPNYAEYKEQREYCDWLANMRDFINA, from the coding sequence ATGATCGCACGCAACTTGTGCAGAACGCTGCttcgcgcagcagctgtgcCTCGCGCTACGTCCGCCGCTAGTGCAGTAGCTGTGGCGCGCGCTTCGATTCGACCTTGCGTGGTGCCTGGTATGCGCACGTTTTCGGTTACCCGCTCTGTTCTCGGTCAAGGCGAATACGACGCCGAACTGGCTGGAAAGCTTGCGCAAGAGCTCTCGTATGAACAGGAGAACTCGAACCTGTTCATCGGCGACTCGCCCACGTCGGAACCTGGATTCGTCTCGGAATTCAAGCAAGCCGGAATCTGGAAGTTGCGCGACACTCCTGGTCAGGACGAAGTAGCTCTGGAACGCGAGTTCGGTAACGAACACATCCAAATCCTCTTCTCCGTAGGTGACATTGACACCTCCGGTGCTTTGCCCGAAGACAACGAAGACGGAACTCCAGGCGAAATCGTTGGACCCCCCGAGCAACCCGATCAGCCTCAGTATCCAATCCGTATCTCGGCCACCATCACAAAGCCCGCCGGTGGAGCGATTGTGATGGACGGCTTTGTGCAAGATGGCGACCTGAACATCGACAATATTGCATACTacaaggacaaggaaaTGGCAACCCGgatcgacgctgatgcCGATTTCCAACGAAGGGGTTTCTACTTGGGTCCCCAAttcgacacgctcgacgaagcagtGCAAAACCAATGGTACCAGTTCTGGGCCGAGAGGGGCTTCGATGCCAACATGGCACTGTTCATCCCCAACTATGCAGAGTACAAGGAACAGAGAGAGTACTGCGACTGGTTGGCCAACATGCGCGATTTCATCAATGCCTGA
- a CDS encoding uncharacterized protein (related to RNA-binding protein rnp24): protein MSDTHEVVAPAVVADAERPLTNKEKRQLAVAQKREAKEAAAARRLGKDVTDSSGTATRSGVKRKLDSSTDDAAEDGVAEAEPAEEVKVLSHKEQRRRKKLAKLEDAPSTASASDPASDPNSLMHPARKATGNDSALLPRSGFSVWIGNLSFFTPPSKLVDWFNQRGIDGISRVNMPKGLRRAEMNKGFAYLDLPSKDMLTAALNLSEQPLDGRKLLIKNGSDFTGRPDINTSALGIARNLPNATTSQYTATDEDADETKNDQADEKTADERKGKTGLTKTAQRILRAQKNPPSMTLFLGNLSFNTTEQGVRELFDHSATKRQPVVKAHKTRKGNQHQPKSKSNEHDSADSHSSSSSDSDSDSDSDSDSDSDSDSDSNSSSSSSSSSSCSSVEAEASGRTTKDASGAQGDVVASPAGIRKVRLGTFEDAPTKCKGFGFLDFHTIEQATASLLDVRNTFLDGRRLIVQYASADATRRGAGKAFKSALDSKGKNELRVGFQRNKPKRSTLPAPQHTEQHTHTEPPQPGSFDANAPLPRKHKETQQERIARRANTATVKRAKPGAALANAQRASTAVVQSTGTKLTFDE, encoded by the coding sequence ATGTCGGATACGCACGAGGTTGTGGCTCCTGCAGTTGTGGCCGACGCAGAGCGACCTTTGACGAACAAGGAAAAGCGTCAGTTGGCGGTAGCTCAGAAACGAGAGGCGAAAGAGGCGGCCGCTGCACGCAGACTCGGCAAGGACGTCACCGACTCCTCTGGTACAGCTACTCGTTCGGGTGTCAAGCGAaagctcgactcgtccaccgacgatgctgcagaGGATGGCGTCGCAGAAGCTGAACCCGCCGAGGAGGTCAAAGTGCTTTCGCACAAGGAACAACGTCGACGTAAGAAGCTAGCCAAACTCGAGGATGCGCCTTCGaccgcttctgcttccgaTCCCGCTTCCGACCCGAATTCACTCATGCATCCTGCTCGCAAGGCAACAGGCAACGactcggcgctgctgccccGATCCGGATTTTCGGTCTGGATCGGCAACTTGTCCTTCTTCACGCCACCGAGCAAACTTGTGGATTGGTTCAATCAACGTGGAATCGATGGCATATCGCGCGTCAATATGCCCAAGGGTCTACGTAGAGCCGAGATGAACAAGGGCTTCGCCTACCTAGACCTGCCGAGCAAGGACATGTTAACAGCAGCATTGAACTTGTCTGAACAACCGCTGGATGGTAGGAAACTGCTCATCAAGAACGGGAGCGATTTCACGGGTCGACCGGATATCAACACGAGCGCGCTTGGGATCGCACGAAATCTGCCCAatgcgacgacgagccagTACACCGCAACggacgaggatgcggaTGAGACCAAGAACGATCAAGCTGACGAGAAAACGGCTGACGAGAGAAAGGGAAAGACCGGATTGACAAAGACGGCACAACGCATTTTGCGTGCGCAGAAGAATCCGCCGAGCATGACGCTGTTTTTGGGCAACCTCAGCTTCAACACTACCGAACAGGGCGTCAGAGAGCTCTTTGACCATTCGGCGACGAAACGGCAGCCTGTCGTCAAGGCCCACAAGACTAGAAAGGGCAACCAGCATCAGCCAAAGTCAAAATCGAACGAGCATGACTCTGCGGACTCGCATTCCAGCTCTTCTTCtgactcggactcggactcggactcggactcggactcggactcggatTCTGACTCTGATTCGAACAGCAGTAgcagctcctcctcttcgagctcttgctcgtccgTAGAAGCGGAAGCCTCGGGACGCACCACGAAAGACGCCTCTGGAGCGCAGGGCGATGTGGTTGCTTCGCCTGCTGGCATCCGTAAAGTGCGGTTGGGGACGTTCGAGGATGCGCCGACCAAGTGCAAAGGATTCGGCTTTCTGGACTTCCACACGATCGAGCAGGCCACggcatcgctgctcgacgtgcgCAACACGTTTCTCGACGGTCGTCGACTGATCGTGCAGTACGCCTCGGCCGATGCGACTCGGCGCGGTGCGGGCAAAGCCTTCAAGTCggcgctcgactcgaaAGGCAAGAACGAGCTCAGAGTGGGCTTCCAGCGAAACAAGCCGAAACGCTccacgcttccagctccACAACATACCGAGCAGCATACTCACACCGAACCGCCGCAACCAGGCTCGTTCGATGCAAACGCTCCACTGCCGCGCAAACACAAGGAGACACAACAAGAACGCATCGCAAGAAGAGCCAATACTGCCACAGTCAAGCGTGCCAAGCCAGGCGCcgcgctcgccaacgcaCAACGAGCAAGCACCGCCGTCGTTCAGAGCACCGGCACCAAGCTTACCTTTGACGAATGA